From one Anopheles bellator chromosome 1, idAnoBellAS_SP24_06.2, whole genome shotgun sequence genomic stretch:
- the LOC131206710 gene encoding histone-lysine N-methyltransferase, H3 lysine-79 specific, whose protein sequence is MEELLDMFNSFIGEALEREELLKTEFKEFESKINECVLQANERGTPVQNKKRPKRQASISESDESRDESRVVGPAGRSSARPLHIEEEPRMVEASVMPPPAAPGDVVQKAVRPSRTARLKAQERLKEPNLNEKLRNTNGVVVKVERISTVASNSMAPVARDTEQSPGQHQFTDMEVENDVNQANRLSNGDEGFASTNESVSKPPVAKHETGRDSAQRDASLLVIPQPIPRVELVSDEEMPPPKMPPPKVPVPKTRTKKKAIVKVEKEPEDVPSSSAVSSAESSLSSTDTSTATTKNDTAAPRRTRGRPAGPKKNATGVPNDPTVTLEPIRIKTEKLSIAETEKEEPPRVSDKSEYEDAVGDNSQLSAAIILRPLRIELERMPATDTLPQRVMPDQNGTFAVQNSTFTMNLPTVGGSPEVANGAYTGLCSDTFCIPTQDERPGVADGTFVVEKSASPSAGATCAGITSGGSAKAAHTANASIMTEDDSVVENSPIQTAPAVPVKQPTPKIREMVPAGKSKKPSATAVLRKAASSNAISQKQNELFNPCIQSPIKSRIEAFEKCAYTKATGTPQAQTMGRVQKTISTPSLRGTPAEVYGAIRSAHAKPLGSGTVSTPIPTAAPIVKAASASKMSQMQRKALQQPTTGVTGGGNHSLSREPSWDRATNGTLSAASSTSSLLDEKKKKREEKQRVATQQREAMEREKREHAERLLREKEEKHRKLLQEKQEKIRSEAAKKARKLEEFEKRRLQEEQRALADQKRDELARQLEQQRIDRELLEAVKQSQMKENHEMKLQKQMYQQKLRQQQQQSYLLQQQQQQQQQLAAAAAAKKKATGGARRVKMFTFEMIETDDSTDEDEPTDATKKSKRPPVPSWCQKTEDYRKALAIQSMVEPKVVDRLFSVRPMTPDLRILFPEIDAHKLKRNSSAIWRTPPRYSQLP, encoded by the exons atGGAGGAACTGTTGGATATGTTTAACTCCTTCATCGGAGAGGCGCTCGAACGTGAAGAGTTGCTGAAGACGGAATTCAAG GAGTTCGAAAGCAAGATCAACGAATGTGTCCTGCAAGCAAACGAACGGGGCACTCCGGTGCAGAACAAAAAACGCCCAAAGCGGCAAGCATCCATTTCGGAGAGCGACGAAAGCCGAGATGAATCGCGGGTGGTTGGGCCCGCTGGCCGATCGTCCGCCCGACCACTGCACATCGAGGAAGAACCGAGGATGGTTGAAGCCTCGGTAATGCCTCCACCGGCTGCACCCGGTGATGTGGTTCAGAAAGCAGTGCGCCCATCGCGAACCGCCCGGCTGAAGGCACAGGAAAGGCTGAAAGAACCAAATCTGAACGAAAAACTTCGAAACACTaacggggtggtggtgaaggtcGAACGCATTTCCACTGTGGCAAGTAATTCAATGGCCCCAGTGGCGCGCGACACGGAACAAAGCCCCGGTCAGCACCAGTTCACCGATATGGAAGTCGAGAACGATGTCAACCAAGCGAACCGCCTCTCGAATGGGGACGAAGGATTTGCCAGCACGAACGAATCGGTTTCGAAGCCGCCTGTGGCCAAGCACGAAACGGGCCGTGATTCGGCGCAACGCGACGCATCGCTACTGGTTATTCCTCAACCAATTCCGAGAGTTGAACTCGTTTCCGACGAAGAAATGCCACCGCCAAAGATGCCGCCACCGAAAGTGCCGGTGCCCAAAACACGcacgaagaaaaaagcgaTCGTGAAGGTGGAGAAGGAACCGGAGGATGTCCCGTCCAGCTCTGCCGTTTCTTCGGCCGAATCGTCTCTCTCTAGTACCGATACCTCGACCGCGACCACCAAGAACGATACGGCAGCCCCTCGCCGGACCCGCGGACGACCGGCAGGGCCGAAGAAGAATGCCACTGGCGTCCCGAACGATCCAACGGTTACGCTTGAGCCGATTcgcataaaaaccgaaaaactgTCCATAGCAGAAACCGAAAAGGAG GAACCACCGAGGGTGTCCGATAAGTCGGAATATGAAGACGCTGTGGGGGATAACTCTCAGTTATCTGCAGCGATCATCCTGAGGCCATTGAGAATTGAGCTGGAGAGAATGCCGGCGACCGATACATTGCCCCAACGGGTGATGCCAGATCAGAATGGAACGTTTGCCGTACAGAACAGCACCTTTACGATGAACTTGCCCACAGTCGGTGGCTCACCGGAGGTTGCGAATGGTGCCTACACCGGACTCTGTTCGGACACGTTTTGCATTCCCACCCAAGACGAACGACCGGGTGTGGCCGATGGAACGTTCGTGGTGGAGAAGAGCGCTTCACCTTCCGCCGGGGCGACTTGTGCCGGGATCACGTCCGGGGGTAGCGCTAAAGCGGCCCATACTGCCAATGCCAGCATCATGACGGAGGATGATTCGGTGGTAGAAAACTCGCCCATTCAAACGGCTCCCGCAGTGCCGGTAAAGCAACCCACTCCGAAGATCCGGGAAATGGTACCGGCCGGAAAATCAAAGAAACCTTCCGCCACAGCTGTGCTGAGGAAAGCCGCCAGTAGCAATGCTATTTCGCAGAAGCAGAACGAACTGTTTAATCCCTGTATTCAGAGTCCCATCAAGAGCCGGATCGAAGCGTTTGAGAAGTGTGCGTACACGAAGGCAACCGGCACTCCGCAGGCACAGACGATGGGACGGGTGCAGAAAACGATCAGCACACCGTCACTGAGAGGCACCCCGGCAGAAGTGTACGGCGCGATCCGTTCGGCACACGCCAAACCTCTGGGAAGCGGAACCGTTTCGACACCCATTCCGACCGCGGCCCCGATCGTGAAGGCAGCGTCCGCCTCGAAGATGTCTCAAATGCAGCGTAAAGCACTGCAACAGCCGACGACCggtgtcaccggtggcggcaaccACAGTCTCTCGCGCGAACCAAGCTGGGACCGAGCGACCAACGGTACACTGTCTGCGGCCTCCTCAACCTCGTCGCTGCTggacgagaagaagaaaaagcgcGAAGAGAAACAGCGAGTAGCCACCCAGCAGCGTGAAGCGATGGAACGCGAGAAGCGCGAGCACGCCGAACGGTTGCTGCGCGAAAAGGAGGAAAAGCATCGCAAATTGCTGCAAGAGAAACAGGAAAAGATCCGCAGTGAAGCCGCGAAGAAGGCCCGCAAGCTGGAGGAATTTGAAAAGCGCCGCCTGCAGGAGGAACAACGAGCGCTGGCCGATCAAAAACGCGACGAGCTGGCCCGGCAGCTCGAGCAGCAACG GATTGATCGCGAGCTGCTGGAGGCGGTGAAGCAGAGCCAAATGAAGGAAAACCACGAGATGAAGCTGCAGAAGCAGATGTACCAGCAGAAGctacggcaacagcagcagcaaagctATCtgctacagcagcagcaacagcagcagcagcagcttgcagcggcggcggccgcgaaaaagaaagccaCCGGAGGAGCCAGACGCGTCAAGATGTTTACGTTCGAAATGATCGAAACGGACGACTCGACGGATGAGGACGAGCCGACCGATGCGACCAAGAAGAGCAAACGTCCACCCGTGCCCAGCTGGTGCCAGAAAA CTGAAGACTACCGGAAGGCCCTCGCGATCCAGTCGATGGTGGAACCGAAAGTGGTCGATCGGCTGTTCTCCGTGCGACCGATGACGCCCGATCTGCGGATACTGTTCCCCGAGATCGATGCGCACAAGCTGAAGCGAAACTCCAGCGCTATCTGGCGTACGCCACCGCGCTACTCGCAGCTTCCGTAG